One Hyalangium gracile genomic window carries:
- a CDS encoding tetratricopeptide repeat protein: MEHKGRTPWLPELSGQLREVDRLRRGGRYEQALALIRQLAEEHPTQLRVLLEVGLTLAIWGRAPEEALPWFDRVLEMAPGHLTTRLHRALTLARVGRHTEAVADFTTVESLGHRRLIILYVKRAESLRALDRHAEAERDWSKALLDDPGNPWLLQQRAQARARQGRLEEAIQDLTDALASEQEDTVDPELLRDRGALRAQLGDTAGARADFEAGISAFREGDPPQLLDSLRQGLQGTSAPR, from the coding sequence ATGGAGCACAAGGGACGCACCCCGTGGCTGCCGGAGCTGTCCGGGCAGCTGCGGGAGGTGGATCGCCTGCGGCGCGGCGGGCGCTATGAGCAGGCGCTCGCCCTCATCCGGCAGCTCGCCGAGGAGCACCCCACGCAGCTACGGGTGCTGCTGGAGGTGGGGCTGACGCTCGCCATCTGGGGACGGGCTCCCGAGGAGGCCCTGCCCTGGTTCGACCGCGTCCTGGAGATGGCGCCGGGGCACCTCACCACGCGGCTGCACCGGGCTCTCACCCTCGCCCGGGTGGGGCGCCACACGGAGGCCGTGGCGGACTTCACCACCGTGGAGTCCCTGGGGCACCGCCGGCTCATCATCCTCTATGTGAAGCGCGCCGAGTCCCTGCGGGCGCTCGACCGTCACGCCGAGGCCGAGCGCGACTGGAGCAAGGCCCTGCTCGATGACCCGGGCAACCCCTGGCTGCTGCAGCAGCGTGCCCAGGCCCGGGCCCGGCAGGGCCGGCTGGAGGAAGCCATCCAGGACCTGACCGACGCGCTCGCCTCGGAGCAGGAGGACACGGTGGACCCGGAGCTGTTGCGCGACCGGGGAGCGCTGCGTGCCCAGCTGGGAGACACCGCCGGGGCCCGCGCCGACTTCGAGGCGGGGATCTCCGCCTTTCGCGAGGGAGACCCACCGCAGCTCCTGGACTCGCTGCGCCAGGGGCTCCAGGGCACCTCCGCGCCACGGTAG
- a CDS encoding LytR/AlgR family response regulator transcription factor, giving the protein MSSTEGAAPLRVVVADDEPLARERLRTLLSTESGVELVAEAASGAEAVRAVLAHAPDVLLLDIEMPAGDGFEVLRALPAEQVPVVVFVTAWQRYAVQAFEAQALDYLLKPYDRERFRGALSRARQQVELVRRAEAAPRQEALLSGLAMAETPLRRLPVKVDGRIRFIDCAAITHVESEANYVRVHASGEQHVLRETLTHLEARLDTRRFLRVHRSVLVNLDQVRELEPLSQGEYLLVLSGGTAVRTGRSHRARVEQALGLSPDASGSR; this is encoded by the coding sequence GTGAGCAGCACCGAGGGCGCGGCTCCCCTCCGGGTGGTGGTGGCGGATGACGAGCCCCTGGCTCGCGAGCGGCTGCGCACACTCCTGAGCACCGAGTCGGGCGTCGAGCTGGTCGCCGAGGCCGCCAGCGGTGCGGAGGCGGTGCGGGCCGTGCTCGCCCACGCACCGGATGTGCTGCTGCTGGACATCGAGATGCCGGCGGGAGATGGCTTCGAGGTCCTCCGCGCCCTCCCGGCCGAGCAGGTGCCGGTGGTGGTCTTCGTCACGGCCTGGCAGCGCTACGCCGTGCAGGCCTTCGAGGCGCAGGCGCTGGACTACCTGCTCAAGCCGTATGACCGGGAGCGCTTCCGGGGCGCCCTGTCCCGAGCCCGCCAGCAGGTCGAGCTCGTGCGAAGGGCCGAGGCGGCACCGCGACAGGAGGCCCTGCTGTCGGGGCTGGCCATGGCGGAGACGCCCCTGCGACGGCTGCCCGTCAAGGTGGACGGCCGCATCCGCTTCATCGACTGCGCCGCCATCACCCACGTGGAGTCCGAGGCCAACTACGTCCGGGTGCATGCCTCCGGCGAGCAGCACGTGCTGCGAGAGACGCTGACCCACCTGGAGGCCCGGCTGGACACCCGGCGCTTCCTGCGCGTGCACCGCTCGGTGCTGGTGAACCTGGACCAGGTACGGGAGCTGGAGCCGCTCTCTCAAGGCGAGTACCTGCTGGTGCTGAGCGGAGGGACGGCGGTGCGCACGGGCCGCAGCCACCGCGCGCGGGTGGAGCAGGCGCTCGGGCTGTCTCCGGACGCCTCCGGCTCCCGCTGA
- the eutB gene encoding ethanolamine ammonia-lyase subunit EutB — translation MKTFYPQRRARGAQARASLPNASMLPPQPVKMRRRTFMSAALFGATTLAVGCGNESTPPRTPPPPGVHITDVKTGEDLFGYLERKHGGFEQSRLNQLIGAANEFKEGDETAGLAAADETSRANARLLLSNTRIGELRAHPFFDDGLFQLIETGVDAAQASQVSGWTMGELKRFLLERSEAEIKAIMGGLSSDIIGCVVKLMSNAELTAVGSKVFNPLPGSNLGAKGYLGARIQPNSPTDNVEDILWQVFDGWAYGVGDVVLGTNPVSSDVNSVTAVELALKDALDTFGLAETMPHCVLAHIDIQDEVEKLHPGSTALWFQSLGGTEGANKTFDVTLPKMLAHAARRTGQYGLYFETGQGADGTNGHGNGFDMVVHESRKYGFARVLKQKVAAAQVAAGKTARPWVHLNDVAGFIGPEVFRSKEQLVRCCLEDIVMGKLHGLMIGLDVCSTLHMEVSLDDLDWCLDQIMPANPGYLMALPTKNDPMLSYLTTAIQDHVRIRNKFGYKVEDRMWAFFKDLGVIDAQGRPGPHFGDPTWVYLQYRRRKGDARTDADILAEARARITEIHKRGVFIAEGHGPNPWDLNPQLDKEVRFLYEDAKASIFAELPATFAASLALPLAVQTESKDRRDYILHPPTGEQLSADALARLTTLRTSQGGRYDVQIVISDGLNAWALTDEGHLAPYLERVRTELEAGGYKVAPEHIIVTAGRVRAGYRIGEALFGSLPDKTSRRAILHVIGERPGSGHHAYSVYITAPNVDTWAQAGSVDHNITRVVSGIADTALTPQAAAVETVSILKQMAPR, via the coding sequence ATGAAGACGTTCTACCCGCAGCGTCGTGCCCGGGGAGCGCAGGCACGGGCCTCGCTCCCGAACGCCTCGATGCTTCCGCCGCAGCCCGTGAAGATGCGCCGCCGCACCTTCATGTCCGCCGCGCTGTTCGGCGCGACGACGCTCGCCGTGGGCTGCGGGAACGAGTCGACTCCGCCGAGGACACCTCCTCCTCCAGGCGTCCACATCACCGACGTGAAGACGGGGGAGGATCTCTTCGGATACCTCGAGCGGAAGCACGGCGGCTTCGAGCAGTCCCGGCTGAACCAGCTCATCGGCGCGGCCAACGAGTTCAAGGAGGGAGACGAGACCGCGGGGCTCGCCGCCGCCGATGAGACTTCTCGCGCCAACGCCCGCCTGCTGCTGTCCAACACGCGCATCGGCGAGCTGCGCGCCCACCCCTTCTTCGACGATGGCCTCTTCCAGCTCATCGAGACGGGCGTGGACGCCGCGCAGGCCTCCCAGGTGTCCGGCTGGACGATGGGCGAGCTCAAGCGCTTCCTGCTCGAGCGGAGCGAGGCGGAGATCAAGGCCATCATGGGCGGGCTGAGCAGCGACATCATCGGCTGCGTCGTCAAGCTGATGAGCAACGCGGAGCTCACCGCCGTGGGCAGCAAGGTCTTCAACCCGCTGCCCGGCAGCAACCTGGGCGCCAAGGGCTACCTGGGCGCGCGCATCCAGCCCAACTCCCCCACCGACAACGTGGAGGACATCCTCTGGCAGGTGTTCGACGGGTGGGCCTACGGCGTGGGAGACGTGGTGCTGGGCACCAACCCCGTCTCCAGCGACGTGAACTCGGTGACGGCGGTGGAGCTGGCCCTCAAGGACGCGCTGGACACGTTCGGCCTGGCCGAGACGATGCCCCACTGCGTGCTGGCCCACATCGACATCCAGGACGAGGTGGAGAAGCTCCACCCGGGCTCCACCGCGCTCTGGTTCCAGAGCCTGGGCGGCACCGAGGGCGCCAACAAGACGTTCGACGTGACGCTCCCCAAGATGCTGGCGCACGCGGCCAGGCGCACCGGGCAGTACGGGCTCTACTTCGAGACGGGCCAGGGCGCCGATGGCACCAACGGCCACGGCAACGGCTTCGACATGGTGGTGCACGAGTCGCGCAAGTACGGCTTCGCGCGGGTGCTCAAGCAGAAGGTGGCCGCGGCCCAGGTGGCGGCGGGCAAGACGGCCAGGCCCTGGGTGCACCTCAATGACGTGGCCGGCTTCATCGGCCCGGAGGTGTTCCGCTCCAAGGAGCAGCTGGTGCGCTGCTGCCTGGAGGACATCGTCATGGGCAAGCTGCACGGGCTGATGATCGGCCTGGACGTCTGCTCCACGCTGCACATGGAGGTGTCCCTGGACGACCTCGACTGGTGCCTGGACCAGATCATGCCCGCCAACCCGGGCTACCTCATGGCGCTGCCCACGAAGAACGATCCGATGCTGAGCTACCTCACCACCGCGATCCAGGACCACGTCCGCATCCGGAACAAGTTCGGCTACAAGGTCGAGGACAGGATGTGGGCCTTCTTCAAGGACCTGGGCGTCATCGACGCGCAGGGCAGGCCGGGGCCGCACTTCGGGGACCCCACCTGGGTCTACCTCCAGTACCGCCGCAGGAAGGGGGATGCGCGCACGGACGCGGACATCCTCGCCGAGGCTCGCGCTCGCATCACGGAGATCCACAAGCGCGGCGTCTTCATCGCCGAGGGACACGGCCCCAACCCGTGGGACTTGAACCCCCAGCTCGACAAGGAGGTCCGCTTCCTCTACGAGGACGCCAAGGCCAGCATCTTCGCCGAGCTGCCCGCCACGTTCGCGGCCTCCCTCGCCCTGCCCCTCGCCGTGCAGACGGAGTCCAAGGACCGCCGCGACTACATCCTCCATCCGCCCACGGGCGAGCAGCTCTCGGCGGACGCGCTCGCCAGGCTGACCACCCTGCGCACCAGCCAGGGAGGCCGGTATGACGTGCAGATCGTCATCTCGGATGGGCTCAACGCGTGGGCACTCACGGATGAGGGCCACCTGGCGCCGTACCTCGAGCGGGTACGCACGGAGCTGGAGGCGGGTGGCTACAAGGTCGCGCCCGAGCACATCATCGTCACCGCGGGGCGTGTGCGGGCCGGCTACCGGATCGGCGAGGCGCTCTTCGGCTCGCTGCCGGACAAGACGTCGCGGCGCGCCATCCTCCACGTCATCGGCGAGCGGCCCGGCTCGGGACACCACGCCTACTCCGTCTACATCACCGCGCCGAACGTGGACACCTGGGCGCAGGCGGGCTCGGTGGACCACAACATCACCCGCGTGGTCTCCGGCATCGCGGACACCGCGCTGACGCCTCAGGCCGCCGCCGTCGAGACGGTGAGCATCCTCAAGCAGATGGCGCCTCGGTAG
- a CDS encoding cupin domain-containing protein, whose protein sequence is MSSRTPARQPIVLRPGEGRPYPMGRISAVFKSDGDETAQRYSISEWWLDPNTKGPGAHSHPEDDVFFVLEGTMSILVGNQWIDATPGSFVLVPGGVTHDFENRGDQRAGILNFTPGEFESEMKGISDWFLQHPPGNAR, encoded by the coding sequence ATGAGCTCCCGCACACCCGCACGCCAGCCCATCGTCCTGCGTCCCGGAGAGGGGCGCCCATATCCCATGGGGAGGATCAGCGCCGTCTTCAAGTCCGACGGAGACGAGACGGCGCAGCGCTACTCCATCTCCGAGTGGTGGCTCGACCCGAACACCAAGGGCCCGGGCGCTCACTCGCACCCGGAGGACGACGTGTTCTTCGTCCTCGAAGGCACGATGAGCATCCTGGTCGGCAACCAGTGGATCGACGCGACCCCCGGCTCCTTCGTGCTCGTGCCAGGCGGCGTCACCCATGACTTCGAGAACCGCGGCGACCAGCGCGCCGGCATCCTCAACTTCACCCCGGGCGAGTTCGAGTCCGAGATGAAGGGCATCTCCGACTGGTTCCTGCAGCACCCGCCGGGCAACGCGCGCTGA
- a CDS encoding TolB family protein, with the protein MSLPKPRLPVLLAALVLVAAQTALGGAPRTPEVLAPGFISLPEQEEYRIVFTPDGRTAFWSVGTEFFPFSRQATIVYTEWRHGRWTQPQVAPFSGVYSDLDPFVSPDGRFLFFSSIRPVNGVPRTDAELWVVERRRDGWSEPRHLGAAVHSPADELYPSVDAYGTLYFGSDREGGYGGWDLWRSRLQADGSYGPAENLGPTLNTAVWEFNPHITPDGRTLLFTSIGREDGYGYGDLYVAERVRGQWSPARNLGPEVNTALDEYHPSLSPDGRVLFFVRHQYEPFLPSELFHVRARQVGLRLSADAGEED; encoded by the coding sequence ATGTCCCTGCCGAAGCCCCGCCTTCCCGTCCTGCTCGCCGCGCTCGTCCTGGTCGCGGCCCAGACCGCGCTCGGAGGCGCGCCCCGGACTCCCGAGGTGCTCGCTCCCGGCTTCATCTCCCTGCCGGAGCAGGAGGAGTACCGCATCGTCTTCACGCCGGACGGCCGCACGGCCTTCTGGTCCGTGGGCACGGAGTTCTTCCCCTTCTCGCGCCAGGCCACCATCGTCTACACCGAGTGGCGCCATGGCCGCTGGACCCAGCCGCAGGTGGCGCCCTTCTCCGGCGTCTACAGCGACCTGGACCCGTTCGTCTCGCCGGATGGCCGCTTCCTCTTCTTCTCCTCCATCCGTCCGGTGAACGGAGTGCCGCGCACGGACGCGGAGCTCTGGGTGGTCGAGCGCCGCCGAGACGGCTGGAGCGAGCCCCGCCACCTGGGCGCCGCGGTCCACAGCCCGGCGGACGAGCTGTACCCCAGCGTGGACGCCTACGGCACGCTCTACTTCGGCTCGGACCGGGAGGGTGGCTACGGTGGGTGGGATCTGTGGCGCTCCCGCCTGCAGGCGGATGGAAGCTACGGCCCCGCGGAGAACCTGGGCCCCACCCTCAACACGGCGGTCTGGGAGTTCAACCCGCACATCACCCCGGATGGCCGCACGCTGCTCTTCACCTCCATCGGCCGCGAGGATGGCTACGGCTACGGCGACCTCTATGTGGCCGAGCGCGTCAGGGGGCAGTGGAGCCCCGCTCGCAACCTGGGGCCCGAGGTGAACACCGCCCTGGACGAGTACCACCCATCCCTCTCTCCCGACGGGCGCGTCCTCTTCTTCGTGCGGCACCAGTATGAGCCCTTCCTGCCGTCGGAGCTCTTCCACGTCCGGGCCCGCCAGGTGGGACTGAGGCTCTCGGCGGACGCTGGCGAGGAGGACTGA
- a CDS encoding sensor histidine kinase: MVPIRSRPMREHEHEAAAPEPIEVSPLASWAVWTGAVGWWLADALVTVSQVRILQGLREVDVPEGPMWRMTLVSALLWVPFTVMCLRLSERVPLSRARPVRTAAVHLAALAGVVVGRAVFVLLTQELIGWYARPPAFSTVLAQSVANNVLPYLLMTAGAHALGLARRAHVRQHRADQLQAQLAEARLQVLAAQLRPHFLFNALNAVASLLHRDPDAAERMLARLGDLLRQSLESDGRQEVTLREEQQALAPYLDIERTRFGPRLQVEWQLAPEVLEARVPHLALQPLVENAIRHGLAPKAEPGRVRITAERDGDALRVQVQDDGVGLPAEASPSRGGGVGLSNLRARLATLYGARAALELRPGTPRGAIAELCLPLRAAEAEAGA, encoded by the coding sequence ATGGTGCCGATACGCTCCCGGCCCATGCGCGAGCATGAGCACGAGGCAGCGGCACCAGAGCCCATCGAGGTATCGCCCCTTGCCTCGTGGGCCGTGTGGACCGGCGCGGTGGGGTGGTGGCTGGCGGACGCTCTGGTCACCGTCAGCCAGGTGCGGATCCTCCAGGGCCTCCGGGAGGTGGATGTCCCCGAGGGGCCGATGTGGCGCATGACGCTGGTCAGCGCGCTGCTGTGGGTGCCCTTCACCGTCATGTGCCTGCGGCTCTCCGAGCGCGTTCCCTTGAGCCGCGCTCGCCCGGTCCGCACGGCGGCGGTGCACCTGGCCGCTCTGGCCGGTGTGGTAGTGGGACGCGCCGTCTTCGTCCTGCTCACCCAGGAGCTCATCGGGTGGTACGCCCGCCCACCGGCCTTCAGCACCGTGCTGGCGCAGAGCGTGGCCAACAACGTGCTGCCGTACCTCTTGATGACGGCCGGCGCTCATGCGCTCGGGCTGGCCCGCAGGGCGCATGTGCGGCAGCACCGCGCGGACCAGCTCCAGGCGCAGCTGGCCGAGGCCCGGCTGCAGGTGCTCGCCGCTCAGCTGCGACCCCACTTCCTCTTCAACGCCCTCAACGCCGTGGCCTCCCTGCTGCACCGCGATCCAGACGCCGCCGAGCGGATGCTCGCCCGGCTGGGAGACCTGCTGCGCCAGAGCCTCGAGTCCGACGGGCGCCAGGAGGTGACGCTGCGCGAGGAGCAGCAGGCCCTGGCTCCCTACCTGGACATCGAGCGCACGCGCTTCGGCCCCCGGCTCCAGGTGGAGTGGCAGCTGGCGCCGGAGGTGCTCGAGGCGCGCGTGCCCCACCTGGCGCTCCAGCCGCTGGTGGAGAATGCCATCCGCCATGGGCTGGCCCCGAAGGCGGAGCCCGGAAGGGTGCGCATCACCGCCGAGCGGGACGGAGATGCGCTCCGCGTGCAGGTACAGGATGACGGGGTGGGCCTGCCCGCCGAAGCCTCTCCGTCCCGGGGCGGAGGCGTCGGCCTGTCCAACCTGCGCGCACGCCTGGCGACCCTCTATGGCGCGCGTGCCGCGCTGGAGCTGCGGCCGGGCACTCCGCGAGGAGCGATCGCCGAGCTGTGCCTGCCGCTGCGCGCCGCCGAGGCGGAGGCTGGAGCGTGA
- a CDS encoding bile acid:sodium symporter family protein: protein MTAQQLLLSLVLAVMVFSVALELRVEDFRRVTRIPGSVVCGLIPQFVLLPVGTWLATLLLELPAPVEAAMLLVASCPGGSLSNVLTHYGGGNTALSISISAVASLLALVLTPFHFGWMMAANPVTASWLRDLAVDPSDVWINLVLILAVPMSLGLVFSHKLPGATARLQKPLANFSLVALLAFIGLGVFRQSHLLTPKLLPQLVLVVLHNAGGLAFGWLSAMAMGVSERDRRAVMLEGGMQNSGLALGIIAVQFHSDVGMVVVASLWGIWHIVSGLTLAALWRRKDARSAA from the coding sequence ATGACCGCGCAGCAACTCCTGCTGAGCCTCGTCCTCGCGGTGATGGTGTTCTCGGTGGCGCTGGAGCTTCGCGTGGAGGACTTCCGGCGCGTCACCCGGATTCCGGGCAGCGTGGTGTGCGGCCTGATTCCGCAGTTCGTCCTGCTGCCGGTGGGCACCTGGCTGGCCACGCTCCTGCTCGAGCTGCCGGCTCCTGTCGAGGCGGCGATGCTCCTCGTGGCGTCCTGCCCGGGGGGCAGCCTCAGCAACGTCCTCACCCACTACGGCGGCGGCAACACGGCGCTGTCCATCAGCATCTCGGCCGTGGCCAGCCTCCTGGCGCTGGTGCTCACGCCCTTCCACTTCGGCTGGATGATGGCCGCCAACCCGGTGACGGCGTCCTGGCTGCGCGACCTGGCGGTGGACCCGTCGGACGTCTGGATCAACCTGGTGCTCATCCTGGCGGTGCCGATGTCGCTGGGCCTGGTGTTCAGCCACAAGCTGCCCGGCGCGACCGCCAGGCTCCAGAAGCCGCTGGCGAACTTCAGCCTGGTCGCGCTGCTCGCCTTCATCGGGCTCGGGGTGTTCCGCCAGAGCCACCTGCTGACGCCGAAGCTCCTGCCCCAGCTGGTGCTGGTGGTGCTGCACAACGCGGGCGGGCTGGCGTTCGGCTGGCTCTCCGCGATGGCCATGGGCGTCTCCGAGCGCGACCGCCGCGCCGTCATGCTGGAGGGCGGCATGCAGAACTCGGGGCTGGCGCTCGGCATCATCGCCGTTCAATTCCATTCGGATGTGGGGATGGTCGTCGTCGCCAGCCTGTGGGGGATCTGGCACATTGTGTCTGGCCTCACACTGGCGGCGCTCTGGAGGAGGAAGGATGCTCGATCTGCTGCTTGA
- a CDS encoding VOC family protein translates to MAPTLEGPPSPPRGLTVLKLFNHIRAPIFGVPMIDHLSVVVSDYAKSKAFYSQALAPTGHSRVVELPARREGQKESAGFCHADGSDFWISQGEAVTPPIHVAFRVPSREAVDAFYKAAIAAGGRDNGAPGPRPHYHPHYYGAFVLDPDGHNIEAVCHEAP, encoded by the coding sequence ATGGCACCCACGCTGGAAGGGCCACCGTCCCCACCCCGGGGGCTGACCGTGCTCAAGCTCTTCAATCATATCCGCGCGCCTATATTCGGAGTTCCAATGATCGATCACTTGAGCGTCGTCGTGAGCGACTACGCGAAGAGCAAGGCCTTCTATTCGCAAGCGCTCGCACCCACCGGCCATTCGCGCGTGGTCGAGCTGCCTGCCAGGCGTGAAGGGCAGAAGGAAAGTGCGGGCTTCTGCCATGCGGACGGGTCCGATTTCTGGATCAGCCAGGGCGAAGCGGTCACACCGCCGATCCATGTTGCGTTTCGCGTCCCCTCTCGCGAAGCAGTGGACGCCTTCTACAAGGCGGCCATAGCGGCAGGCGGCAGGGACAACGGCGCGCCGGGTCCGCGGCCTCACTACCACCCCCACTACTATGGCGCCTTTGTGCTCGATCCGGACGGTCACAACATCGAGGCCGTGTGTCACGAGGCGCCGTGA